A DNA window from Leptolyngbya sp. KIOST-1 contains the following coding sequences:
- a CDS encoding SpoIID/LytB domain-containing protein yields MRDPWKARLPKLRPVRLKSVKLKPLHLKSLPWPKSFAQRPLAEGATSPSARIKVFGGLAFASLLLVQVSAAPLSGRSGKPEVLRPALWETTGMVRQSIVDLYRARRLLVQAAVPPSAATPAEAEVAPAAASPTPAAQPVAAAPSPTTPQTNSRSLPRPASPPAPSAVSNFDPGKTIDTNLEMRVAIARNSSSLEVATSVDGYLMDLGGQNYCNLPAQRSVVLRPQGSGMSAGGCTLSSTVWLEPGEGGFVYVGNSWYKGRVLLITDGSGLMAVNFVLMHDYLSSVVGSEMYVNWPLEALKAQAVAARSYALVHHVRHAKRAYDLDNTQRYQAYLGIAKETNTTQAAVAATTGEFISYNGGIVESLYAATEAIVQAAHGGNGMSQTGAMELAAKGYNYNQILGTYYPGTSLSRLVVE; encoded by the coding sequence ATGAGAGATCCCTGGAAGGCTCGGCTCCCCAAGCTGAGGCCAGTGCGACTCAAGTCGGTCAAACTGAAGCCGCTTCACCTCAAGTCGCTGCCATGGCCCAAGTCCTTCGCCCAGCGACCCCTGGCGGAGGGGGCAACTAGCCCCTCGGCCCGCATCAAGGTGTTTGGCGGTCTGGCCTTTGCCAGCCTGCTGCTGGTGCAGGTTTCTGCCGCCCCGTTGAGCGGACGCAGTGGCAAACCCGAGGTTCTGCGCCCAGCCCTGTGGGAGACCACCGGCATGGTACGCCAGTCGATTGTCGATCTGTACCGGGCGCGACGGTTGCTGGTGCAGGCGGCGGTTCCCCCCAGTGCGGCGACCCCTGCCGAGGCCGAAGTAGCGCCAGCCGCTGCCAGTCCCACCCCAGCCGCTCAGCCTGTCGCCGCTGCCCCCAGCCCGACTACTCCGCAGACCAACTCGCGATCGCTGCCCCGGCCCGCCTCGCCGCCCGCCCCCAGTGCCGTCAGCAACTTTGACCCTGGCAAAACCATCGACACCAACCTGGAAATGCGGGTGGCGATCGCCAGAAATTCCTCCAGCCTGGAGGTCGCCACCTCCGTCGATGGCTACCTGATGGATCTCGGCGGCCAAAACTACTGCAACCTGCCTGCCCAGCGCAGTGTGGTGCTGCGCCCCCAGGGGTCGGGCATGTCTGCCGGGGGCTGCACCCTCTCCAGCACCGTGTGGCTGGAGCCCGGCGAGGGTGGCTTTGTGTATGTGGGCAACAGCTGGTACAAGGGCCGGGTACTGCTGATCACCGATGGCTCGGGCCTGATGGCGGTCAACTTTGTGTTGATGCACGACTACCTCAGTAGCGTGGTGGGCAGCGAAATGTACGTCAACTGGCCCCTGGAGGCGCTCAAGGCCCAGGCGGTTGCGGCCCGGTCCTACGCGCTGGTCCACCACGTGCGCCACGCCAAGCGCGCCTACGACCTCGACAACACCCAGCGCTACCAGGCCTACCTGGGCATTGCCAAGGAGACCAATACCACCCAGGCGGCGGTCGCTGCCACCACGGGCGAGTTCATCAGCTACAACGGCGGCATTGTTGAGTCGCTGTATGCGGCTACCGAGGCGATCGTGCAGGCAGCCCACGGCGGCAACGGCATGAGCCAAACCGGAGCAATGGAGCTAGCCGCCAAGGGCTACAACTACAACCAGATCCTCGGCACCTACTACCCCGGCACCAGCCTTTCGCGCCTGGTAGTTGAGTAG
- the gltB gene encoding glutamate synthase large subunit, which yields MTPTQPPQAQGLYHPQYEHDACGVGFIVHMKGAQSHSIVQQGLTILVNLEHRGAVGAEANTGDGAGILLQMPHKFMAKVAAAEGITLPAPGQYGVGFFFSSPDAGDREKGRRLFERVVQEEGQKVLGWRDVPTDNTSLGETAKASEPFMQQVFIGRSSDLADDQAFERKLYIIRKRAHSAIHSTGIDPYLYATSLSCRTVVYKGMLTTEQVGLYFPDLADTDMESALALVHSRFSTNTFPSWERAHPYRYVAHNGEINTLRGNINWMYARQSMFESALFGDSLDRAQPLINKEGSDSGIFDNTLELMTLAGRSLPHAVMMMIPEPWTAHESMSAEKKAFYEYHACLMEPWDGPASIAFTDGTMMGAVLDRNGLRPSRYTVTKDDLVIMASEAGVLPIAPENVAYKGRLEPGRMFLVNMDEGRIVSDEEIKQQIATENPYREWLDCHLIRLADLPEADTPVRAHSSAPQPNPDSPVRAHSSAPLPTLQTAFGYTFEELRLLLKPMAENGVEAIGAMGTDTPLPVLSNKPRLLYDYFHQLFAQVTNPPIDSIREAIITSADTTIGSERNLLKPEPESCRLINLKTPIITNAELAKLKNAGESGFPSVTLPIVFPAAEGEAGLKAALDRICEAADGAIASGTSLIILSDRTLDATHAPIPALLAVAGLHHHLIRNGTRTRVGIVLESGEPREVHHFATLIGYGCGAINPYLVFDTFEGMIADQLLPPMELEKACQNFIKAVTKGVIKIASKIGISTIQSYRGAQIFEALGLNQAVVDQYFTWTASRIQGVGLDVLAEEALKRHRHAFPDRPSDRVTLDVGGDYQWRKEGEAHLFSPEIIHSLQKAVRLGDYEAYKRYAALVNEQEKQLFRLRDLLQFKQREPIPLDEVEPVEAITRRFKTGAMSYGSISKEAHEALAIAMNRLGGKSNTGEGGEDPERYTWTNEKGDSKNSAIKQVASGRFGVTSLYLSQAKEIQIKMAQGAKPGEGGQLPGRKVYPWIAKTRHSTPGVGLISPPPHHDIYSIEDLAELIHDLKNANRDARINVKLVSEVGVGTIAAGVAKAHADVILIAGFDGGTGASPQTSIKHAGLPWELGLAETHQTLVLNNLRSRVVVETDGQMKTGRDVVIAALLGAEEFGFSTAPLVSMGCIMMRVCHLNTCPVGVATQDPELRKHFMGDPDHVVNFMTFIAQEMREWMAQLGFRTLDEMVGRTDVLEPKAAIAHWKAKGLDLSPILHQPEVGPEVGRYCQMAQDHGLEQSLDMTTLLDLCAPAIERGEKVSATLPIQNVNRVVGTILGNEITKRHWEGLPEDTVHLHFQGSAGQSFGAFVPRGVTLELEGEANDYLGKGISGGKLVVYPPKQSTFVPAENIITGNVAFYGATSGEAYIRGLAGERFCVRNSGVTAVVEGVGDHACEYMTGGKAIVLGVTGRNFAAGMSGGVAYVLDETGDFATRCNTEMVDLERLENPEDIRDLQDLIQRHVDYTQSKRGSTLLADWENTVPKFVKVMPRDYKRVLQHIQKALADGLTGDDALTAAFEENARDVARIGGS from the coding sequence ATGACCCCAACCCAACCGCCCCAAGCCCAAGGTCTCTACCACCCGCAGTACGAGCACGATGCCTGCGGCGTAGGTTTCATTGTCCATATGAAAGGTGCTCAGTCCCACAGCATTGTGCAGCAGGGACTGACTATTCTGGTCAACCTGGAACACCGGGGCGCGGTGGGGGCCGAAGCCAATACCGGCGACGGGGCGGGCATTTTGCTGCAAATGCCCCACAAATTTATGGCCAAGGTGGCGGCGGCAGAGGGCATTACCCTGCCTGCACCCGGTCAATACGGGGTGGGCTTCTTCTTCTCATCGCCGGATGCGGGCGATCGCGAGAAGGGTCGCCGCTTGTTTGAGCGCGTCGTGCAGGAAGAAGGCCAAAAAGTACTGGGCTGGCGCGACGTGCCCACCGACAACACCTCCCTGGGCGAGACCGCCAAGGCCAGCGAGCCGTTTATGCAGCAGGTGTTCATTGGGCGGTCTAGTGACCTGGCCGACGACCAGGCCTTTGAGCGCAAACTCTACATCATTCGCAAGCGGGCGCACTCCGCCATTCACTCGACCGGAATTGACCCCTACCTGTACGCCACCAGCCTCTCCTGCCGCACGGTGGTCTACAAGGGCATGCTCACCACAGAGCAGGTGGGGCTCTACTTCCCCGACCTGGCCGACACCGACATGGAAAGCGCCCTAGCCCTGGTGCACTCGCGCTTTAGCACCAACACCTTCCCCAGCTGGGAGCGGGCGCACCCCTACCGCTACGTGGCCCACAACGGCGAAATCAACACCCTGCGCGGCAACATCAACTGGATGTATGCGCGCCAATCCATGTTTGAGTCGGCGCTGTTTGGCGACAGCCTTGATCGCGCCCAGCCGCTGATTAATAAGGAAGGTAGCGACTCCGGCATCTTCGACAATACCCTGGAGCTGATGACCCTGGCGGGCCGCTCGCTGCCCCACGCCGTGATGATGATGATTCCGGAGCCCTGGACCGCCCACGAGTCCATGAGCGCCGAGAAAAAGGCCTTCTACGAATACCACGCCTGTCTGATGGAGCCCTGGGACGGCCCCGCCTCGATCGCCTTCACCGACGGCACCATGATGGGCGCGGTGCTCGATCGCAACGGTTTGCGTCCCTCCCGCTACACCGTCACCAAAGACGACCTAGTGATCATGGCCTCGGAAGCGGGGGTGCTGCCGATCGCCCCGGAGAATGTCGCCTACAAGGGCCGCCTGGAGCCGGGCCGCATGTTCCTGGTGAATATGGACGAGGGCCGAATTGTCTCCGACGAAGAGATCAAGCAGCAGATCGCCACGGAAAATCCCTACCGGGAGTGGCTGGATTGCCATCTCATTCGCCTAGCCGATTTGCCGGAAGCAGATACCCCCGTACGGGCGCACAGCAGTGCGCCCCAACCCAACCCCGATTCCCCCGTACGGGCGCACAGCAGTGCGCCCCTTCCTACCCTCCAAACCGCCTTCGGCTACACCTTCGAGGAACTGCGGCTACTGCTGAAACCGATGGCCGAAAACGGCGTCGAGGCGATCGGGGCCATGGGCACCGACACGCCGCTGCCCGTGCTCTCCAACAAGCCCCGGCTGCTGTACGACTACTTCCACCAGCTGTTTGCCCAGGTCACCAACCCGCCCATCGACTCCATCCGCGAGGCGATTATCACCTCCGCCGATACCACCATCGGCAGCGAGCGCAACCTGCTGAAGCCCGAGCCCGAGAGCTGTCGGCTGATCAACTTGAAGACGCCGATCATCACCAATGCGGAGCTGGCGAAGCTGAAAAACGCTGGCGAGAGCGGATTCCCCTCGGTGACGCTGCCGATCGTGTTCCCAGCGGCTGAGGGAGAAGCCGGGCTAAAGGCGGCGCTGGATCGGATCTGTGAGGCGGCGGATGGGGCTATTGCCAGCGGCACTAGTCTAATTATTCTGAGCGATCGCACCCTCGACGCCACCCACGCCCCCATCCCCGCTCTGCTGGCCGTCGCTGGCCTGCACCACCACCTGATCCGCAACGGCACCCGCACCCGCGTCGGCATCGTCCTGGAGTCGGGCGAACCCCGCGAGGTCCACCACTTCGCGACGCTGATCGGCTACGGCTGCGGCGCGATCAACCCCTACCTGGTGTTCGACACCTTTGAGGGCATGATTGCCGACCAGCTTCTGCCGCCGATGGAGCTGGAGAAAGCCTGCCAGAACTTTATCAAGGCCGTCACCAAAGGGGTGATCAAAATTGCCTCCAAGATCGGCATTTCCACTATCCAGAGCTATCGCGGCGCGCAGATCTTCGAAGCCCTGGGCCTCAACCAGGCCGTCGTTGACCAGTACTTTACCTGGACCGCCTCCCGCATTCAGGGGGTGGGCCTCGACGTGCTGGCCGAGGAAGCCCTCAAGCGCCACCGCCACGCATTCCCCGATCGCCCCAGCGATCGCGTCACCCTGGATGTCGGCGGCGACTACCAGTGGCGCAAGGAAGGGGAAGCCCACCTGTTTAGCCCCGAAATCATTCACTCCCTGCAGAAGGCGGTGCGGCTGGGGGACTACGAGGCTTACAAGCGCTACGCCGCCCTGGTCAACGAGCAGGAGAAGCAGCTGTTCCGCCTGCGGGATCTGCTGCAATTCAAGCAGCGGGAGCCGATTCCCCTTGATGAGGTGGAACCCGTGGAGGCGATCACCCGCCGGTTCAAGACTGGAGCCATGAGCTACGGGTCGATCTCCAAGGAGGCCCACGAGGCACTGGCGATCGCCATGAACCGCCTCGGCGGCAAGTCTAACACCGGGGAGGGCGGCGAAGACCCCGAGCGCTACACCTGGACCAACGAAAAGGGCGACTCCAAAAACAGCGCCATCAAGCAGGTGGCCTCCGGTCGCTTCGGCGTCACCAGCCTCTACCTCTCCCAGGCTAAGGAGATCCAGATCAAAATGGCCCAGGGGGCCAAACCGGGCGAAGGCGGACAACTGCCGGGCCGCAAGGTCTACCCCTGGATCGCCAAAACCCGCCACTCCACCCCCGGCGTGGGCCTGATCTCGCCGCCGCCCCACCACGACATCTACTCGATTGAAGACCTGGCGGAGCTGATCCACGACCTCAAAAACGCCAACCGCGACGCCCGCATCAACGTCAAGCTGGTGTCGGAGGTGGGCGTCGGCACCATCGCCGCCGGGGTGGCCAAGGCCCACGCCGACGTGATTCTGATCGCCGGGTTCGACGGCGGCACCGGGGCTTCCCCCCAGACCTCCATCAAGCACGCCGGGCTGCCCTGGGAGCTGGGCCTGGCGGAAACCCACCAAACCCTGGTGCTCAACAACCTGCGCAGCCGGGTGGTGGTGGAGACCGACGGCCAGATGAAGACCGGGCGCGACGTGGTGATCGCCGCCCTGCTGGGGGCCGAAGAGTTTGGCTTCTCCACCGCGCCCCTGGTCTCCATGGGCTGCATCATGATGCGGGTCTGCCACCTGAACACCTGCCCGGTGGGCGTCGCCACCCAGGATCCCGAGCTGCGCAAGCACTTTATGGGCGACCCCGACCACGTGGTCAACTTCATGACCTTCATTGCCCAGGAAATGCGGGAATGGATGGCCCAGCTGGGCTTCCGCACCCTGGATGAGATGGTGGGCCGCACCGACGTGCTAGAGCCGAAGGCGGCGATCGCCCACTGGAAAGCTAAGGGCCTCGACCTCTCCCCCATCCTCCACCAGCCGGAGGTTGGCCCCGAGGTGGGTCGCTACTGTCAGATGGCCCAGGATCACGGCCTGGAGCAATCTCTGGATATGACCACCCTGCTGGATCTGTGCGCCCCCGCCATTGAGCGGGGCGAAAAGGTCAGCGCCACCCTGCCGATCCAAAACGTCAACCGCGTCGTCGGCACCATCCTCGGCAACGAAATCACCAAGCGCCACTGGGAAGGACTACCGGAGGACACCGTTCACCTCCACTTCCAGGGCAGCGCTGGGCAAAGCTTTGGAGCCTTTGTGCCTAGGGGCGTCACCCTCGAACTCGAAGGCGAAGCCAACGACTACCTGGGCAAAGGCATCAGCGGCGGCAAGCTGGTGGTCTACCCGCCCAAGCAGTCCACTTTTGTGCCTGCCGAAAACATCATCACCGGCAATGTCGCCTTCTACGGGGCTACCAGCGGCGAAGCCTACATTCGTGGCTTAGCTGGCGAGCGCTTCTGCGTACGCAACTCCGGCGTTACCGCCGTTGTGGAAGGGGTGGGCGACCATGCCTGCGAATACATGACCGGCGGCAAGGCGATCGTGCTGGGAGTAACGGGGCGCAACTTCGCAGCGGGCATGAGCGGCGGCGTCGCCTACGTGCTGGATGAAACCGGGGACTTCGCCACCCGCTGCAACACTGAAATGGTGGATCTGGAGCGGCTGGAAAACCCAGAGGACATCCGCGACCTGCAAGATCTGATCCAGCGCCATGTTGACTACACCCAGAGCAAGCGGGGGAGCACGCTGCTGGCCGACTGGGAGAACACCGTGCCCAAGTTTGTGAAGGTGATGCCCCGCGACTACAAGCGGGTGCTGCAACACATCCAAAAAGCTCTGGCCGATGGGCTGACCGGCGACGATGCCCTCACGGCAGCGTTTGAAGAAAACGCCCGCGACGTCGCCCGCATCGGAGGGAGTTAG
- a CDS encoding type II toxin-antitoxin system RelE/ParE family toxin, with product MLKPVEWVGSSLEDLKEFPEEVRQDLGYALYLAQCGEKHPSAKPLKGFKGAGVLEVVENFDGDTYRAVYTVKLAGVLYVLHIFQKKSKQGIATPKQDIELIGIRLKRAQEHYSENYSG from the coding sequence TTGTTAAAGCCAGTTGAATGGGTCGGCAGCTCTCTTGAAGATTTAAAGGAGTTTCCAGAAGAGGTTCGGCAAGATCTTGGCTACGCCTTGTACTTGGCTCAATGTGGAGAAAAACACCCTTCAGCCAAGCCTCTCAAAGGTTTTAAGGGAGCTGGGGTGCTTGAAGTTGTAGAAAACTTCGACGGAGACACCTATCGAGCCGTTTACACCGTAAAACTAGCTGGTGTGCTTTACGTCTTACACATCTTTCAAAAGAAGTCTAAACAGGGCATTGCCACCCCAAAGCAAGATATCGAACTGATCGGTATAAGACTTAAACGTGCTCAAGAGCATTACTCAGAAAATTACAGTGGTTAG
- a CDS encoding helix-turn-helix domain-containing protein, protein MTQPISVQTGSGNVFADLELDNSDELLVKAELARKISGIVTNQNMTQAEAAELLGIDQPKVSALINGKLSGFSTTRLFRFLNALGRDVEIVVKPKSLPQAQTRVIAS, encoded by the coding sequence ATGACTCAACCTATTAGTGTTCAGACAGGTAGTGGCAATGTATTTGCAGATTTAGAGCTAGACAATTCCGATGAATTGCTGGTCAAAGCAGAGCTTGCTCGTAAGATCAGCGGCATTGTTACTAACCAAAACATGACGCAAGCTGAGGCAGCGGAGCTTTTAGGCATCGACCAACCCAAGGTGTCAGCCTTGATCAACGGCAAATTATCAGGTTTTTCAACGACTCGGTTATTTCGGTTTCTAAATGCCCTTGGACGTGATGTAGAAATCGTGGTGAAGCCAAAATCTTTGCCGCAAGCACAAACGCGAGTCATTGCCTCATAA